A stretch of the Glandiceps talaboti chromosome 23, keGlaTala1.1, whole genome shotgun sequence genome encodes the following:
- the LOC144452839 gene encoding C-type lectin mosGCTL-1-like: MCKRYEVHCAQGKEMYSKDEAQKFCEGLDPPGTLANLKTKEIDDAVRNFIMEQEMDNQDCVKYYGFWIGLGDAEEEGNYVWSDGDPICEGSYTNWAPGEPDNNDKHDPNGQDCVQLWFRNGHKLLWDDEYCNYRAKGLVCEIATDCCGSS; encoded by the exons ATGTGTAAACGTTACGAAGTCCACTGTGCCCAGGGAAAGGAGATGTATTCCAAGGACGAGGCTCAGAAGTTTTGTGAAGGTCTGGATCCACCAGGCACATTGGCCAATCTGAAGACCAAGGAAATTGATGATGCAGTTCGTAACTTTATCATGGAGCAAGAGATGGATAATCAAGATTGCGTTAAATATTATGGTTTCTGGATTGGACTGGGTGATGCTGAAGAGGAGGGCAATTATGTGTGGAGTGATGGCGACCCAATTTGTGAGGGCAGCTATACTAACTGGGCCCCTGGTGAACCCGATAACAATGATAAACACGACCCTAATGGACAGGACTGTGTGCAGCTTTG gTTCCGCAACGGACACAAACTTCTGTGGGATGACGAATATTGCAACTACAGAGCAAAGGGTCTTGTCTGTGAAATAGCAA CTGATTGTTGTGGAAGTTCCTAG
- the LOC144452639 gene encoding uncharacterized protein LOC144452639: protein MDLKLVFIVVCCLYINVDASKSKPKCGSHSDSKSGSHSDSKSGPHSDSKSGSDSDSKSGSHSDSKSGSDSDSKSGSHSDSKSDSKSGSHSDSKSGSDSDSKSGSDSDSTKGAPSFCMCKRYEVHCAQGKEMYSKDEAQKFCEGLDPPGTLANLKTKEIDDAVRNFIMEKEMDNQDCVKYYGFWIGLGDAEEEGKYVWSDGDPMCENSYTNWAPGEPDNNDKHDPNGQDCVQLWFRNGHKLLWDDEYCNYRAKGLVCEIATDCCGSS from the exons ATGGATCTGAAACTGGTTTTCATCGTTGTCTGCTGTCTATACATCAATGTAGACGCTTCCAAATCGAAGCCAAAA TGTGGTTCGCATTCTGATTCCAAGTCTGGTTCGCATTCTGATTCCAAGTCTGGTCCGCATTCTGATTCCAAGTCTGGTTCAGATTCTGATTCCAAGTCTGGTTCGCATTCTGATTCCAAGTCTGGTTCAGATTCTGATTCCAAGTCTGGTTCGCATTCGGATTCCAAGTCTGATTCCAAGTCTGGTTCGCATTCCGATTCCAAGTCTGGTTCAGATTCTGATTCCAAGTCTGGTTCAGATTCTGATTCCACAAAAGGTGCAC CTTCGTTCTGTATGTGTAAACGTTACGAAGTCCACTGTGCCCAGGGAAAGGAGATGTATTCCAAGGACGAGGCTCAGAAGTTTTGTGAAGGTCTGGATCCACCAGGTACATTGGCCAATCTGAAGACCAAGGAAATTGATGACGCAGTTCGTAACTTTATCATGGAGAAAGAGATGGATAATCAAGATTGCGTTAAATATTATGGTTTCTGGATTGGACTGGGTGATGCTGAAGAGGAGGGCAAATATGTATGGAGTGATGGCGACCCAATGTGTGAGAACAGCTATACTAACTGGGCCCCTGGTGAACCagataataatgataaacacGACCCTAATGGACAGGACTGTGTGCAGCTCTG gTTCCGCAACGGACACAAACTTCTGTGGGATGACGAATATTGCAACTACAGAGCAAAGGGTCTTGTCTGTGAAATAGCAA CTGATTGTTGTGGAAGTTCCTAG
- the LOC144452781 gene encoding echinoidin-like: protein MYNKDEAQQFCEGLDPPGILANLKTKEIDEAVRHFIMEQEMNNQDCVHHYGFWIGLGDAEEEGNYVWSDGDPMCEGSYTNWAPGEPDNNDKHDPDGQDCVQLWFRSGNKLLWDDEYCDYRAKGLVCEVSIDYVDKEMSSKTHSSGVTLQNSIDEDGGRQTIIIYQLPSVNIASDTIS from the exons ATGTATAATAAGGACGAGGCCCAGCAGTTTTGTGAAGGTCTAGATCCACCAGGCATATTGGCCAATCTGAAGACCAAGGAAATTGACGAAGCGGTTCGTCATTTTATCATGGAACAAGAGATGAATAACCAGGATTGCGTTCATCACTATGGGTTCTGGATTGGACTGGGTGATGCTGAAGAGGAGGGCAATTATGTATGGAGTGATGGCGACCCAATGTGTGAGGGCAGCTATACTAATTGGGCCCCTGGTGAACCCGATAACAATGATAAACACGACCCTGATGGACAGGACTGTGTGCAGCTCTG GTTTCGCAGTGGAAACAAGCTTCTGTGGGATGACGAATATTGCGACTACCGTGCAAAGGGTCTCGTCTGTGAAGTATCAA TTGATTACGTAGACAAGGAAATGTCTAGTAAGACACATTCCAGTGGAGTAACGTTACAAAATTCTATTGACGAAGATGGAGGTCGACAAACTATTATCATCTATCAATTACCTAGTGTCAATATAGCTAGTGACACCATTTCatag